In a genomic window of bacterium:
- the uvrC gene encoding excinuclease ABC subunit UvrC: MRPGVYLFKDERGEVIYIGKARALRQRVRQYFQSGHDGRYQFEPLVRRIADVEVITTDTELEALILESNLIRERKPRYNIDLRDDKSFPFLRITAESYPRAFLTRHPVSDGSRYFGPYSDLFHLRGLLHVLRGMLKVRTCNLPLNEEAIAKGRFKVCLEFHIGRCNAPCVANESREEYAARVRDFVEVVCGRGNSVIVRLQEEMERLADDLKFEQASQLRDWLSALDNLTQRQKVISAEPFNRDVFGIAVEDDLGCAVILQVRGGRMVGRLHYRVKQCRDRELAEILGEAVERFYGEPVSIPDELYLPLQPPSIEVLQEWLLQKRQGQRIEIRVPARGEKAHLVELASRNAELLLGEYKISQQARSRVPASLSELKLQLGLPQLPREIVAFDISTLQGTDKVASMIVFRDARPAKSFYRRFRIKTVEGMDDYACMREAVSRRFLRVQKEGQPLPDLILIDGGKGQLAAAMAALSELGITDCPIIGLAKRLEEVYKPGDSEPLFIPRTSSALRLLQQVRDEAHRFAITYHRQLRNKRSLKSLLDEVEGVGPARRKALLSRFGTVKALCEASLEEIAAVPGVPRSVAESVYSFFQSRNSETSL, encoded by the coding sequence ATGCGCCCCGGTGTATACTTGTTCAAAGACGAGCGCGGTGAAGTTATTTACATCGGTAAGGCGCGGGCACTCCGTCAGCGCGTTCGGCAATACTTCCAAAGCGGTCATGACGGACGATATCAGTTCGAGCCGCTTGTTCGTCGAATCGCCGACGTGGAAGTCATCACGACCGACACGGAGCTCGAAGCGCTGATTCTTGAGAGCAATTTGATTCGCGAACGGAAGCCGCGCTACAATATTGATCTCCGAGACGACAAATCGTTTCCGTTTCTTCGGATTACGGCTGAATCCTACCCCCGTGCGTTTCTGACTCGTCATCCCGTCTCCGACGGCTCCCGATATTTCGGACCCTACAGCGATCTTTTCCATCTGAGGGGTTTGTTGCATGTCTTGCGCGGCATGTTGAAAGTCCGTACCTGCAACCTACCGCTGAACGAAGAAGCTATCGCCAAAGGCCGATTCAAGGTCTGTCTTGAGTTCCATATCGGCCGCTGCAATGCTCCGTGTGTCGCCAATGAATCGCGCGAAGAATACGCCGCTCGCGTTCGTGATTTCGTTGAAGTCGTTTGCGGTCGCGGAAACAGCGTCATTGTGCGATTGCAAGAAGAAATGGAACGGCTTGCTGATGATCTCAAGTTCGAGCAGGCGTCGCAACTGCGCGATTGGCTCTCCGCTCTGGACAATCTCACCCAGCGTCAGAAAGTGATTTCCGCCGAGCCGTTCAATCGCGACGTGTTCGGTATCGCGGTGGAAGACGATCTCGGTTGTGCGGTAATCCTGCAGGTTCGCGGTGGACGGATGGTCGGGCGACTTCACTATCGCGTGAAACAATGTCGAGATCGCGAGCTTGCCGAAATCCTCGGCGAAGCCGTCGAGCGATTCTACGGAGAGCCTGTCTCGATTCCGGATGAACTCTATCTGCCGCTGCAACCGCCCTCGATTGAAGTGCTGCAAGAGTGGCTGCTGCAGAAGAGGCAGGGACAGAGAATCGAGATTCGTGTGCCGGCTCGCGGCGAAAAGGCTCACCTTGTGGAACTGGCGTCCCGCAACGCGGAACTGCTGCTCGGCGAGTATAAGATCTCTCAGCAAGCACGATCGCGTGTTCCGGCATCCCTGTCGGAGCTGAAATTGCAGCTCGGTTTGCCGCAACTCCCCCGCGAGATCGTTGCCTTCGATATTTCGACTTTGCAGGGTACCGATAAAGTCGCTTCGATGATCGTGTTTCGTGATGCCCGGCCCGCGAAATCATTCTACCGTCGTTTTCGTATCAAAACTGTCGAGGGCATGGACGACTATGCCTGCATGCGCGAAGCTGTTTCCCGACGATTTCTGCGCGTCCAGAAGGAAGGACAACCGCTTCCCGATCTGATCCTCATTGACGGTGGAAAGGGTCAGCTTGCCGCCGCCATGGCTGCGCTTAGTGAGTTGGGAATCACGGATTGTCCGATCATCGGTTTGGCGAAGCGACTCGAGGAGGTCTATAAGCCCGGTGATTCGGAGCCGCTGTTCATTCCCCGCACCTCATCCGCACTGCGTCTGCTGCAACAGGTGCGCGACGAAGCCCATCGCTTCGCCATTACCTATCACCGGCAACTGCGAAACAAACGCTCGCTGAAATCTCTTCTCGATGAAGTCGAGGGAGTCGGCCCCGCCCGCCGCAAAGCTCTGCTTTCGCGCTTTGGCACCGTGAAAGCTCTGTGCGAGGCGTCGCTTGAGGAAATCGCCGCTGTTCCCGGTGTCCCACGTTCCGTGGCCGAGAGCGTCTACTCGTTTTTCCAGTCCCGCAATTCCGAAACGTCGTTATAA
- the mce gene encoding methylmalonyl-CoA epimerase produces the protein MITGLHHIGIAVEDLDSAIAQWQKVTEGRLIHRETVAEQRVEVAVIEIGLLHVELLRPTSGDSPIAKFIAARGAGIHHLALQADVAQIELERLKSDGVRLIDEVARIGAEDTRVGFIYPKAVGGVLLEIVESAKK, from the coding sequence ATGATTACCGGTCTTCATCATATCGGAATCGCCGTAGAAGATCTCGATTCTGCTATTGCCCAATGGCAGAAAGTGACCGAGGGTCGCCTCATTCATCGCGAAACGGTCGCGGAGCAGCGCGTAGAAGTTGCCGTGATCGAGATTGGATTGCTTCACGTGGAACTTCTGCGACCCACCTCGGGCGATTCGCCCATCGCCAAGTTCATTGCGGCGCGCGGAGCCGGGATTCACCACCTTGCGCTCCAGGCGGACGTTGCGCAGATCGAGTTGGAGCGATTGAAATCGGACGGAGTACGCCTCATTGATGAGGTTGCCCGAATCGGCGCGGAGGATACGCGAGTGGGATTCATTTATCCGAAAGCCGTGGGAGGAGTGCTGCTCGAAATTGTCGAGTCAGCCAAGAAATAG
- a CDS encoding DEAD/DEAH box helicase produces the protein MNVSIENREPPWWDDLGLSKFVAVDVETTGLDSESDELIEIGAARFHNGKIAETYRTFIRPKRQLDPFITQLTGITDEDLRLAPHFPEVAGEFLEFLADDPLVGHNIEFDLSFLRTAGTAFGRTKSTNPFAFVNANAVDTVLLARTFWPELPSFSLGSLTRTFDVQRQATHRAQEDAVATGSLLAAMVERLPTRVWHSLAADLNGLVSSTTHRSRFLFSALLRLTVGSEKPPPVQKSETAGEDTVEFRHDLAELFGRGGLLERTLPFFRLRPQQVELAEAIETAFAENHLLLAEAPTGVGKSLAYLVPALRWALEDPEEKRQVLVSSYTKILQEQLHRKDIADLRKAVGNVFFSAVLKGRHNYLCRRRLRRLLTEADARLTELDRIHLMPLLRWSELTSVGDISEISGFSPRLHPHLWAQVSSDSMACAGSACSVAKGDFYRAAQERAAKAHVVFVNHALLASDWARLSAGGGKRLVLDEAHQLERALVGAATIEISFLAIRSVLSRLTDERTDRGLLHSIYVHLLDVSTDISARAERIVTDTRSLFLSARHALGELGEHLVQRLEPGDRTGKLRYGFGDAIHESITRSLSSFADALQSHSVSLRRLVEDLAELRGDDRPSAETLVELKSATESVETLAIRITRLLGESDSNLVTWIEFGRGAQLSWCSLYAAPVGVADIMEKSFWPAVDSAVLTSATLSAGGTFDMIRESLGLCAIAEADRLRETIVGSPFALADQMRVLVPLFIPDPRRGGVGYGEAICRIAANIVERFPRGTLILSTSNDLASKLTSALAPVVLRKGRALLSQSSGGSLPDLLDSFRKSRDGVLIGAMSLWEGIDVVGEALQILIVTRLPFDVPTEPWVAARCDAMQETGLDSFGQYSVPVATLRLKQGLGRLIRHPEDRGIAIVMDPRLFTARYGQMIRESLPVQPSPTRTEEDLMQQMEEFFSGTTA, from the coding sequence GTGAATGTCTCGATCGAGAATCGAGAGCCGCCATGGTGGGATGATCTGGGATTGTCGAAATTTGTGGCGGTGGACGTGGAGACTACGGGTCTTGATTCGGAGTCCGATGAGCTGATCGAGATCGGCGCGGCTCGGTTTCACAATGGCAAGATTGCCGAGACCTATCGAACCTTCATCCGTCCCAAACGGCAGCTTGATCCCTTCATCACGCAGCTCACGGGCATCACGGACGAGGATTTGCGTCTTGCGCCTCATTTCCCCGAGGTAGCGGGTGAATTTCTCGAATTTTTGGCTGATGATCCGCTGGTCGGTCACAATATCGAGTTCGATCTGAGTTTTCTGCGAACCGCAGGAACGGCATTTGGACGAACGAAGTCCACGAATCCGTTTGCCTTCGTGAATGCGAACGCCGTGGACACAGTGTTGTTGGCCCGCACCTTCTGGCCGGAATTGCCTTCCTTCTCGCTCGGCTCTTTGACCCGTACTTTCGATGTGCAGCGGCAAGCGACTCACCGTGCACAGGAAGACGCCGTCGCGACGGGCTCGCTATTGGCAGCCATGGTCGAACGTCTTCCAACCCGCGTCTGGCATTCACTGGCCGCCGATCTCAATGGACTCGTTTCCTCGACCACTCATCGGAGCCGATTTCTTTTTTCCGCGCTCTTGCGACTGACGGTGGGGTCCGAGAAACCTCCCCCTGTGCAGAAGAGTGAGACTGCCGGGGAAGACACGGTTGAGTTCCGTCACGATCTCGCGGAACTCTTCGGAAGGGGCGGTCTCCTCGAACGTACACTCCCGTTTTTCAGGTTGCGCCCGCAACAGGTGGAGCTTGCCGAGGCTATCGAGACGGCGTTCGCCGAGAATCACCTGTTGCTGGCTGAGGCACCAACCGGTGTTGGAAAGTCGCTTGCCTATCTGGTGCCGGCCCTTCGCTGGGCGTTGGAAGATCCGGAGGAGAAACGTCAGGTCCTTGTCTCGTCCTACACCAAGATCCTTCAAGAGCAACTTCATCGGAAGGATATTGCGGATTTGAGAAAAGCGGTGGGGAACGTCTTTTTCTCGGCGGTTCTGAAAGGACGTCACAACTATCTGTGCAGGAGACGGCTGCGAAGATTGCTCACCGAAGCAGACGCGAGACTGACCGAACTCGACCGCATTCATCTGATGCCACTTCTGCGTTGGTCGGAGCTGACGAGCGTCGGAGATATTTCGGAAATCAGTGGATTCAGCCCGCGCCTACATCCCCATCTGTGGGCGCAGGTTTCTTCCGATTCGATGGCTTGTGCCGGCTCGGCCTGCAGTGTTGCGAAAGGCGATTTCTACCGTGCGGCCCAAGAGCGTGCGGCGAAGGCGCATGTCGTGTTCGTAAATCATGCGCTCCTCGCCTCAGATTGGGCTCGGCTATCGGCAGGGGGTGGAAAGCGACTCGTTTTGGATGAAGCCCACCAATTGGAGCGCGCCCTGGTGGGTGCCGCGACGATTGAGATTTCGTTTCTTGCCATCCGCAGCGTGCTTTCCCGCTTGACGGATGAGCGCACGGACCGGGGATTGCTGCACTCGATCTACGTGCACCTGTTGGACGTTTCTACCGATATTTCGGCGCGTGCCGAGCGGATCGTCACGGATACCCGTTCCCTTTTTCTTTCCGCTCGGCATGCCCTCGGCGAGCTTGGAGAGCATCTTGTTCAGCGGCTCGAACCAGGAGACCGAACCGGCAAATTGCGCTATGGCTTCGGTGATGCGATCCACGAGTCAATAACCCGTTCGCTGAGTTCATTCGCCGATGCCTTGCAGAGCCATTCCGTTTCGCTGCGGCGGCTGGTGGAGGACTTGGCGGAGCTTCGTGGAGATGACCGTCCTTCGGCCGAGACGCTTGTTGAGCTCAAGAGCGCGACGGAATCGGTAGAGACACTGGCGATCCGAATCACGCGACTGCTCGGAGAGAGTGATTCCAACCTCGTGACGTGGATTGAGTTCGGGCGGGGCGCTCAATTGTCGTGGTGTTCGCTGTATGCCGCACCCGTCGGCGTTGCCGACATCATGGAAAAATCCTTCTGGCCAGCCGTTGACAGCGCAGTATTGACTTCGGCGACTCTTTCAGCCGGCGGAACGTTCGACATGATCAGGGAATCGCTGGGTCTTTGCGCAATTGCCGAGGCGGATCGTCTGCGCGAGACAATCGTCGGAAGCCCGTTTGCGCTCGCCGATCAAATGCGAGTGCTTGTACCGCTGTTTATTCCTGATCCGCGCCGGGGGGGTGTTGGCTATGGTGAAGCCATCTGCCGTATCGCAGCCAACATCGTCGAACGTTTTCCGCGTGGTACTTTGATCTTGAGTACATCCAACGATCTGGCTTCGAAGCTCACTTCCGCACTTGCGCCCGTCGTACTGCGCAAAGGAAGAGCGCTTCTCAGTCAGAGTAGTGGCGGTTCTCTTCCCGATCTTCTGGACAGCTTTCGAAAGAGCCGTGACGGTGTGCTCATCGGCGCGATGAGCCTTTGGGAAGGAATTGACGTTGTGGGCGAGGCCCTGCAGATTCTGATCGTGACGCGGCTCCCGTTCGATGTGCCGACCGAACCGTGGGTGGCGGCGCGGTGTGATGCCATGCAAGAAACCGGTTTGGATTCTTTCGGTCAATACAGCGTCCCCGTGGCCACGCTTCGCTTGAAGCAAGGACTCGGGCGTTTGATTCGTCACCCGGAAGATCGAGGTATTGCGATTGTCATGGATCCGCGGCTCTTCACGGCCCGCTATGGTCAGATGATTCGTGAGAGTCTACCCGTGCAACCGTCGCCGACGCGTACGGAGGAAGATCTGATGCAGCAGATGGAAGAATTTTTCTCGGGAACTACCGCATGA
- the gcvPB gene encoding aminomethyl-transferring glycine dehydrogenase subunit GcvPB, whose protein sequence is MQNETPLIFELSREGRRGYDAPDSSVQAVGPGLSPELRRKSPPRLPEVSENTVVRHYTNLSVRNHHIDRDFYPLGSCTMKYNPRVNEQIASLPGFASLHPLQPAITAQGALEVMFRLGEALKEVTGLDAVTLQPAAGAQGELTALLMFRAYLTGQGGPRRKIIIPDSAHGTNPASIRVAGYEVVELPSGGDGLLDVEALKRILDEEVAALMLTNPNTLGLFETRIEEIISLVHGIGGLVYMDGANLNAMLGICRPGEMGFDACHINLHKTFSTPHGGGGPGSGPVLVKKHLEPFLPSPVVCRHGERFELDWDRPDSIGHVHTFFGNFGVHVRALAYILSMGQEGMREISETAIVNANYLRAKLSTEFELPFGSPCMHEVVLSGDRQKARGVRTADMAKRLLDYGMHPPTVYFPLIVHEALMIEPTESESKETLDEFIEVMRQINKDSLENPDLLKTAPHTTPVRRLDEAAAARMLDIRYYKD, encoded by the coding sequence CTGCAAAACGAGACACCGCTCATTTTCGAGCTCAGCCGTGAAGGGCGGAGGGGATACGATGCGCCCGATTCGTCCGTTCAGGCGGTCGGGCCCGGACTTTCGCCGGAACTCCGCCGCAAATCTCCCCCGCGCCTGCCGGAAGTGAGCGAGAATACGGTGGTGCGCCACTATACCAATCTGTCGGTTCGCAATCATCACATTGACCGTGATTTCTATCCGCTCGGCTCGTGCACGATGAAGTACAATCCGCGGGTCAATGAGCAGATTGCCTCGCTTCCCGGATTTGCGTCGTTGCATCCGCTGCAACCTGCGATTACCGCACAGGGCGCGTTGGAAGTGATGTTCCGCCTGGGGGAAGCGCTCAAAGAAGTCACGGGCTTGGATGCCGTCACGTTGCAGCCGGCCGCCGGTGCCCAAGGCGAGCTCACCGCTCTACTCATGTTCCGTGCCTATCTTACCGGGCAGGGAGGTCCACGTCGTAAAATCATCATCCCCGACAGTGCTCACGGCACCAATCCCGCCAGTATTAGGGTGGCTGGCTACGAAGTTGTGGAGCTTCCCAGCGGCGGTGACGGTCTCCTCGATGTGGAAGCGCTGAAGCGAATCCTCGACGAAGAAGTTGCGGCCCTCATGCTGACCAATCCGAATACACTGGGACTGTTCGAAACCCGCATCGAGGAAATCATCTCTCTCGTTCACGGCATTGGCGGATTGGTGTACATGGATGGTGCGAATTTGAACGCCATGCTTGGCATTTGTCGTCCCGGTGAAATGGGATTCGACGCGTGCCACATCAACCTGCACAAAACCTTCTCGACGCCTCACGGAGGTGGTGGACCGGGAAGCGGGCCGGTGCTTGTGAAGAAACATCTCGAACCCTTCCTGCCGTCACCGGTAGTTTGTCGTCATGGCGAGCGGTTTGAACTTGATTGGGATCGTCCCGATTCTATCGGCCATGTTCATACTTTCTTCGGGAACTTCGGCGTTCACGTCCGAGCGCTCGCCTATATTCTGTCCATGGGACAAGAAGGCATGCGCGAGATCAGTGAAACGGCGATCGTCAATGCGAACTATCTTCGAGCCAAGCTGTCTACGGAATTCGAACTTCCCTTCGGCAGTCCATGCATGCACGAAGTGGTGCTCTCGGGTGACCGGCAGAAAGCGCGAGGCGTCCGCACCGCCGACATGGCCAAGCGTTTGCTTGATTATGGAATGCACCCACCGACGGTCTACTTCCCGCTCATCGTCCACGAAGCCCTCATGATCGAACCCACGGAATCGGAGAGCAAAGAGACTCTCGATGAATTCATCGAGGTCATGCGACAGATTAATAAGGACTCGCTGGAGAATCCCGACCTGCTCAAGACCGCTCCCCACACGACTCCGGTTCGACGTCTCGATGAGGCGGCTGCGGCGAGAATGTTGGATATTCGCTACTACAAAGATTGA
- the gcvPA gene encoding aminomethyl-transferring glycine dehydrogenase subunit GcvPA, producing MRYIPNTPDDRQAMLRDIGVSSFEDLLKPIPKSLRLSRPLNIPKGKSEQEVVATMTSLARKNLDAASFLSFLGAGSYDHYVPAAVGDLAGRSEFLTAYTPYQPEVSQGTLQVIYEFQSMICELFRMNAANASLYDGGTALAEAVMLAQSHTRRSRVLWFDSVHPHYRKVTRTLGDPLGIRFDTMPLTDGRVKDAALDSTLDVETAAVVFQYPNFFGLIEHLEPLIERVHAAGALAIVVADPLAMGVLEPPGNWDADIVVGEGQALGNPQSYGGPYLGLFAVSEKLVRRAPGRIAGITRDVDGRRGYVLTLQTREQHIRRDKATSNICTNEGLCATRATIFLSLVGPQGLREIGETCMKNCNYLRNKLSEIPGVQLLFDGLHFKEFVFRLKGDVPAFLEFMAKRDILPGIPLKRFNMGLDDALLVALTERRTADEMDRYADAVRAFLKGSPS from the coding sequence ATGCGATACATCCCCAACACCCCCGATGATCGCCAGGCCATGTTGCGCGATATCGGGGTCTCTTCATTTGAAGATCTGCTGAAACCGATTCCCAAGTCTCTACGTCTTTCTCGTCCCTTGAACATTCCGAAAGGAAAGTCGGAACAAGAGGTCGTAGCGACGATGACTTCATTGGCTCGCAAGAACCTTGATGCCGCTTCGTTCCTCAGCTTCCTGGGAGCGGGAAGCTACGACCATTATGTGCCGGCGGCCGTCGGCGATCTCGCCGGACGAAGCGAATTCCTTACCGCCTACACGCCTTATCAACCGGAAGTCTCGCAAGGAACGTTGCAGGTCATCTACGAATTCCAGTCCATGATCTGCGAGCTCTTCCGAATGAACGCCGCCAACGCCAGTCTCTATGACGGAGGCACGGCCTTGGCCGAAGCCGTGATGCTCGCTCAGTCACACACGCGGCGATCAAGAGTCTTATGGTTCGACTCGGTTCATCCGCACTATCGCAAGGTCACCCGAACCCTCGGCGATCCGTTGGGCATCCGATTCGACACGATGCCCCTTACCGATGGTCGTGTCAAAGACGCTGCACTCGATTCTACCCTTGACGTCGAAACGGCTGCCGTTGTGTTTCAGTATCCTAACTTCTTCGGTCTGATCGAACACCTTGAACCGTTGATTGAACGCGTTCATGCGGCAGGCGCACTGGCGATTGTCGTTGCGGATCCGCTGGCGATGGGCGTGCTTGAACCGCCCGGCAATTGGGATGCGGATATTGTCGTCGGTGAAGGACAGGCGCTTGGCAATCCCCAATCCTACGGAGGCCCGTATCTTGGATTGTTCGCCGTCAGTGAAAAGCTTGTGCGTCGTGCTCCCGGACGAATCGCCGGAATAACCCGTGACGTGGACGGCCGTCGGGGCTACGTCTTAACGTTGCAAACTCGCGAGCAACACATCCGCCGTGACAAGGCCACCTCCAATATCTGCACCAATGAGGGACTCTGCGCGACGCGAGCCACGATCTTCCTGTCGCTGGTCGGTCCTCAAGGTTTGCGCGAGATCGGCGAGACCTGCATGAAGAACTGCAACTACCTGCGCAACAAACTGAGCGAAATTCCCGGAGTTCAACTCCTGTTCGATGGGCTTCATTTCAAGGAATTCGTGTTTCGTCTGAAGGGTGACGTACCGGCGTTCCTCGAGTTCATGGCCAAGCGTGATATTCTCCCCGGCATTCCCCTGAAGCGATTCAACATGGGACTAGATGATGCACTGCTTGTCGCCCTTACCGAGCGCCGCACCGCCGACGAGATGGATCGCTATGCCGATGCAGTGCGCGCGTTTCTGAAAGGTTCCCCATCATGA
- the gcvH gene encoding glycine cleavage system protein GcvH, with the protein MNIPKNLLYSKDHEWVQIEGDVAIVGITDFAQGELGDVVFVQLPDGGFKAEQGKAFGTIEAVKAVADVYAPLSGEVIEVNSTLADKPELMNQDPYGKGWMVKIKTTNLNAERSTLLDPAAYTDLTSA; encoded by the coding sequence ATGAACATCCCAAAGAACTTACTGTACAGTAAAGACCATGAATGGGTCCAAATCGAGGGTGACGTCGCCATCGTGGGCATCACCGATTTCGCGCAAGGCGAGTTGGGCGACGTGGTGTTCGTTCAGCTTCCCGATGGGGGTTTCAAAGCCGAACAAGGGAAGGCATTCGGCACAATCGAAGCGGTCAAGGCGGTGGCGGACGTGTATGCACCGCTGTCCGGTGAAGTGATCGAAGTGAATTCAACGCTGGCCGACAAACCGGAACTCATGAATCAGGATCCGTACGGCAAAGGCTGGATGGTCAAAATCAAGACCACCAATCTGAACGCCGAGCGCAGCACTTTGCTCGATCCGGCAGCGTACACCGATTTGACGTCAGCCTGA
- the accC gene encoding acetyl-CoA carboxylase biotin carboxylase subunit, translating to MFEKVLIANRGEIALRVIRACRELGLKTVAVCSTADRDALHVKFADESVCVGPPPSSQSYLQAKTLIAAAEITNADAVHPGYGFLAENADFAQICLDHQLLWIGPSPSVINRMGNKSEAKRTMRDTGCPVIPGSDSSVASVADARKLAEEIGLPVMIKAVAGGGGKGMRLVTRKENLETAFEMARAEAEAAFSNGDLYIEKAIVEPRHIEIQILGDGNGGCVHFGERDCSTQRRHQKLIEESPSPVVGPDLRQRMGTVASQAAAAIGYASAGTVEFLVDRDQNFYFMEMNTRIQVEHPVTEMVTGHDLVKEQLRVALGEPLLRQEDIHWQGHAIECRINAENPERSFMPSPGIITALNIPGGPGIRVDTHVYQGYSIPPYYDSLIAKLIAWGRDRSEAISRMTRALDEFVVEGVYTTIPFHRKVLVMEQFVNNAVHTKWVEELLERETAKPVA from the coding sequence ATGTTCGAAAAGGTACTCATCGCCAATCGCGGCGAAATCGCCCTCCGTGTCATCCGTGCCTGCCGTGAATTGGGACTGAAAACCGTTGCCGTATGCTCTACGGCCGACCGAGACGCGCTGCACGTTAAGTTCGCGGATGAATCCGTCTGCGTCGGCCCACCGCCTTCCTCCCAAAGCTATCTTCAGGCCAAGACGCTGATTGCCGCCGCCGAAATTACCAACGCCGACGCGGTCCATCCCGGCTATGGTTTCCTGGCCGAAAACGCCGACTTCGCGCAGATTTGTCTCGATCATCAACTTCTCTGGATCGGTCCCAGCCCTTCGGTGATCAACCGCATGGGCAACAAATCGGAAGCCAAACGCACGATGAGGGACACCGGATGTCCGGTCATACCGGGCAGCGACAGTTCGGTTGCCTCGGTGGCCGATGCGCGCAAGCTTGCGGAGGAGATCGGTCTTCCCGTCATGATCAAGGCCGTCGCCGGTGGTGGAGGAAAAGGCATGCGGCTCGTGACGCGAAAAGAAAACCTGGAAACCGCTTTCGAGATGGCGCGGGCCGAGGCCGAAGCCGCCTTCAGCAACGGCGATCTGTACATCGAGAAAGCGATCGTCGAACCGCGTCACATCGAGATCCAAATTCTCGGAGATGGCAACGGCGGTTGCGTTCACTTCGGCGAACGCGATTGCTCCACTCAACGTCGGCACCAGAAGCTCATCGAGGAGTCGCCGTCCCCCGTCGTCGGTCCGGATCTGCGCCAGCGCATGGGAACGGTTGCCTCGCAGGCCGCCGCGGCGATCGGCTACGCATCGGCGGGCACCGTGGAATTCCTCGTGGATCGAGACCAGAATTTCTATTTCATGGAGATGAACACCCGCATTCAGGTGGAACATCCGGTGACGGAAATGGTAACCGGGCACGATCTCGTTAAGGAACAATTGCGAGTTGCACTCGGCGAACCGCTGCTTCGACAGGAAGACATCCACTGGCAGGGACACGCCATCGAGTGCCGCATCAACGCCGAGAATCCGGAACGTAGTTTCATGCCGAGTCCGGGGATCATCACGGCACTGAACATCCCCGGTGGTCCCGGCATTCGGGTGGATACGCATGTGTATCAGGGATACTCGATTCCTCCCTACTACGACAGCCTAATCGCCAAACTGATCGCATGGGGACGGGATCGTTCGGAAGCCATCTCGCGCATGACGCGGGCGCTCGACGAATTCGTGGTTGAGGGAGTATATACCACGATCCCATTCCACCGTAAAGTGCTGGTCATGGAACAATTCGTGAACAACGCTGTTCACACCAAATGGGTCGAAGAACTTTTGGAACGCGAAACCGCCAAACCTGTTGCGTGA
- the accB gene encoding acetyl-CoA carboxylase biotin carboxyl carrier protein, with the protein MAAPRVKAEKVRFDLHEIKKLVEMLERSPISEFEFVEKDLRIRISKNGASSAAAQVVHAPLMSPAAVAPAPVLSPVPAAAPAPSVAPPPPPALALVEVKSPMVGTFYRAPSPDTEAYVRVGDLVEPGRVLCIVEAMKLMNELECEVRGRIVEILVENVQPVEFGQVLFRIDTSSV; encoded by the coding sequence ATGGCAGCCCCCCGCGTGAAAGCGGAGAAGGTCCGCTTCGATCTCCACGAAATCAAGAAACTCGTGGAGATGCTCGAGCGGAGTCCCATTTCGGAGTTTGAATTTGTCGAGAAAGACCTTCGAATACGCATTTCGAAAAATGGCGCGAGTTCCGCCGCTGCGCAAGTGGTTCATGCGCCCCTGATGTCGCCGGCGGCGGTGGCGCCCGCTCCCGTTCTGTCACCGGTTCCCGCGGCCGCCCCGGCTCCATCCGTCGCACCTCCACCCCCGCCCGCCCTCGCCTTGGTGGAAGTCAAATCACCGATGGTCGGTACGTTCTACCGAGCTCCCTCGCCGGATACCGAAGCCTATGTTCGCGTGGGCGATCTGGTGGAGCCCGGAAGGGTGCTCTGCATCGTGGAAGCGATGAAGCTCATGAACGAACTCGAATGTGAGGTGCGCGGTCGAATCGTCGAGATTCTGGTTGAAAACGTTCAACCGGTGGAATTCGGTCAAGTGCTGTTTCGTATTGACACCAGTTCAGTGTGA